A genomic window from Cyanobacteria bacterium FACHB-DQ100 includes:
- a CDS encoding type II toxin-antitoxin system HicB family antitoxin yields the protein MKFQYSMVIQWSEEDHLYLVHLPEFPSQYFVTHGETYEEAARHGQEVLEMLIEDYQESGKPLPKPQRAISAA from the coding sequence ATGAAATTTCAATACAGTATGGTGATTCAGTGGTCAGAGGAAGACCATCTCTATTTGGTACATCTCCCTGAGTTTCCCTCACAGTATTTCGTCACGCATGGCGAAACTTATGAAGAGGCAGCGAGACACGGACAAGAAGTGCTTGAAATGTTGATTGAGGATTATCAAGAAAGTGGGAAACCTTTACCTAAACCTCAACGCGCCATCAGTGCGGCATAA
- a CDS encoding glycosyl transferase, group 1 encodes MSKQIVCTTITKSHLAYARTLAETLLEYNPDAELYVLLADRLDDAFDPEIEPFKLIQLEALPDQNLIERMKFYYTPFEFCCALRGLLHQYVFETLNAERWIFLDSDVMVCHSLDAIFDQLSDVSILLSPHAETPVEIEYAAHEACFLNAGMYNGGFLGLRRTEETYRFINWWKERLIHYGFSDLSIADPRGLFVDQLWLNFVPLYFRDFKLLLHPGTNIGHWNFYDRQFEYDGNGSIQVNQQPLLFIHFSGWNLSNPYQISKYSLLPYEEQIDSPWGKMATQYREKLLKNGYEVTSQLPYAFGTFQDGSSIDWISRRGYYDELKRGITGEDSPFDRAAYFQSQSYWIDSIPLLTEKLHQANQTIHQLHAQVEQIQTSLQETIAQQQLTIEQQQQTIEQQQQTIEQQQLTIEQQQQQICEKDGMLDQIHLRLQAIENSKFWQFRNLWWKLRRSLGQTDTLAQ; translated from the coding sequence ATGTCAAAGCAAATTGTTTGCACTACGATTACAAAAAGTCATCTAGCTTATGCAAGAACGCTAGCAGAAACGCTGCTTGAGTATAATCCTGATGCAGAACTTTATGTGTTATTGGCAGATCGACTCGACGATGCGTTTGATCCAGAGATCGAGCCGTTTAAGTTAATTCAGCTTGAAGCATTACCCGATCAAAATCTGATCGAGCGGATGAAGTTTTACTATACGCCGTTTGAGTTCTGCTGTGCTTTACGGGGGCTTTTACATCAATACGTTTTTGAAACACTCAACGCTGAACGCTGGATCTTCTTAGATTCTGATGTGATGGTCTGTCACTCGTTAGACGCGATTTTTGATCAGCTTTCTGATGTTTCAATCTTGTTATCACCTCACGCAGAAACTCCGGTTGAAATTGAATATGCGGCTCATGAGGCTTGCTTTCTCAATGCAGGAATGTACAACGGGGGATTTCTAGGACTGCGGCGAACTGAAGAAACCTATCGATTTATCAATTGGTGGAAAGAAAGATTAATTCATTACGGTTTTTCGGATCTCTCGATCGCTGATCCACGCGGATTATTTGTCGATCAACTTTGGCTTAATTTTGTGCCTCTATATTTCCGAGACTTCAAGTTACTTCTGCATCCGGGGACAAACATCGGGCATTGGAATTTTTACGATCGTCAATTCGAGTACGACGGCAACGGCAGCATTCAGGTCAATCAACAACCACTTTTATTTATTCACTTTAGCGGTTGGAATTTGTCCAATCCCTATCAAATTTCAAAGTATAGTTTGCTGCCGTATGAGGAGCAAATTGATTCACCTTGGGGAAAAATGGCAACGCAGTATCGTGAAAAGCTGCTAAAAAACGGTTACGAAGTCACAAGCCAGCTACCCTATGCGTTTGGAACATTTCAAGATGGCAGCTCGATCGATTGGATCAGCCGACGGGGTTACTACGACGAGTTGAAGCGTGGCATTACGGGAGAAGATTCACCCTTTGATCGGGCTGCGTATTTTCAAAGCCAGTCTTATTGGATCGATAGCATTCCGCTTTTAACTGAGAAATTGCATCAAGCCAATCAAACCATCCATCAACTTCACGCTCAAGTCGAACAGATACAAACATCACTACAAGAGACGATCGCACAACAACAACTCACAATTGAACAGCAGCAGCAAACAATCGAACAGCAGCAACAAACAATCGAACAACAACAACTTACAATCGAACAGCAGCAACAACAAATTTGCGAGAAAGACGGTATGCTTGATCAAATTCATCTGCGGTTGCAGGCAATTGAGAATAGTAAGTTTTGGCAATTCAGGAATCTGTGGTGGAAGCTGCGACGATCGCTGGGACAAACAGATACATTAGCGCAGTAA
- a CDS encoding glycosyltransferase family 4 protein, which yields MRVAIDVTPWMSKPSGMGLYVANLVQGLTTLQATEFFDLELIYQPRLKNWLTRDLAFPEYLQPYSNLRLFPFPVRISNLFIQFPLLSAHYLESYFNQADIVHGTNYTVFPIPGKRKMTTIYDASFVRYPEYSNSTVRAYTDRLKKCLEWTDLVLTISHSSKQDIVEYLGVDPSRIWVTHLASRYSPVENPKLELSKPYILFVSTIEPRKNIKALISAFEYLKKNYQIDHELLLIGQKGWLYEPIFQQIEQSFYRSSIRHLSYLTDAQVAQFYQNADVFVYPSHYEGFGMPVLEAMTLGTPVVTSNTSSLPEIAGDAAILVEPTDIQQIGEAIFKVIHDRPFRDRLIQKGKEQAKLYSWEKTAKATLEAYRSIL from the coding sequence ATGAGGGTTGCGATCGATGTTACGCCTTGGATGTCAAAACCCAGTGGAATGGGACTTTATGTCGCAAATCTAGTCCAAGGCTTAACAACGTTGCAAGCAACTGAATTTTTTGATTTGGAGCTAATTTATCAGCCTCGATTGAAGAATTGGCTCACAAGAGATTTAGCGTTTCCAGAGTATTTGCAACCGTATTCTAATCTGAGGCTGTTTCCATTTCCGGTGCGAATTTCAAATCTGTTTATTCAGTTTCCATTGCTGTCCGCTCATTATTTGGAAAGTTATTTTAATCAGGCTGACATTGTTCATGGAACAAACTACACCGTTTTTCCGATTCCGGGAAAGCGCAAGATGACTACGATTTATGATGCGAGTTTTGTTAGATATCCTGAGTATTCCAACTCTACTGTGAGGGCTTATACCGATCGCTTAAAGAAATGCCTTGAATGGACGGATTTAGTTCTAACCATTTCACATAGTTCTAAGCAGGATATTGTTGAATATTTAGGTGTTGATCCGAGTCGAATTTGGGTGACTCATCTAGCAAGCCGTTATTCTCCAGTTGAAAACCCTAAATTAGAACTGTCTAAGCCTTATATTTTGTTTGTTAGCACGATCGAGCCTCGAAAGAATATCAAGGCATTGATTTCTGCGTTTGAATACTTGAAGAAAAATTATCAGATCGACCATGAGCTACTTCTAATCGGGCAAAAAGGCTGGCTTTACGAACCGATTTTTCAGCAGATCGAACAATCTTTCTATCGCTCCTCGATTCGGCATTTAAGCTATCTAACAGATGCTCAGGTCGCTCAGTTTTATCAGAATGCTGATGTTTTTGTGTATCCATCACATTATGAAGGATTCGGAATGCCCGTGTTAGAGGCAATGACTTTGGGCACGCCCGTTGTCACCAGTAATACTTCATCATTGCCGGAGATCGCGGGAGATGCGGCAATTTTAGTTGAGCCGACTGATATTCAGCAGATCGGAGAAGCAATTTTTAAAGTGATTCACGATCGTCCCTTCCGCGATCGTTTAATTCAAAAAGGCAAAGAACAAGCTAAATTATATTCTTGGGAAAAGACAGCAAAAGCAACGTTAGAAGCTTATCGATCGATTCTGTGA
- a CDS encoding glycosyltransferase family 4 protein, translated as MILINLAFLASKPTGHTVYAKNLLPGLTPLKPVLLTGQDIPDYSCYKISDQLTPDQGKKGHFKRLKWTQFDLPKIYQKLQGNLIFSPIPEAPIFTKCRYIVTLHDFIPLRFPRFTSPLTQYYRYYIPHVLNQAQHILSDSESTANDAIAFYKIPANKITVVPLAYDSQHFKFLDLPTQNYFLYVGRHDAYKNIGRLLTAFSQLPEDYEFWIAGSPDPRFTPSLEAQAEELGIRDRVKFLSYVSYAELPELINRAIALVFPSLWEGFGLPVLEAMACGTPVITSNLSSLPEVAGDAALLVDPYKESAIAEAMKLIVTDSQLRHQLHLKGLDRASNFSWQKTAAQTAEILSQYL; from the coding sequence GTGATATTAATCAACCTCGCATTTTTAGCCTCAAAGCCCACAGGTCATACAGTGTATGCCAAAAATCTATTGCCTGGTTTAACTCCTCTTAAACCAGTGTTATTAACTGGACAAGATATTCCTGATTATTCCTGTTATAAAATTTCAGATCAGTTGACTCCAGATCAAGGAAAAAAAGGACACTTTAAGCGCTTGAAATGGACTCAGTTTGATCTGCCTAAAATCTATCAAAAGCTTCAAGGCAACCTTATTTTTTCTCCAATTCCTGAAGCCCCAATCTTCACGAAATGCCGCTACATTGTGACCTTACACGATTTTATTCCGCTGCGATTCCCACGCTTTACGTCTCCTCTAACACAGTATTACAGATACTATATTCCTCACGTTCTGAATCAAGCTCAGCATATTTTGAGTGATTCAGAATCGACCGCAAATGATGCGATCGCATTCTACAAAATCCCAGCCAACAAAATCACTGTTGTTCCACTGGCTTACGACAGTCAACATTTCAAGTTTCTCGATCTGCCAACGCAAAACTATTTTCTCTACGTGGGAAGACACGACGCTTATAAAAATATTGGGCGATTGCTCACCGCTTTCTCTCAACTTCCAGAAGACTATGAATTTTGGATTGCAGGCTCACCCGATCCAAGATTTACCCCTAGTTTAGAGGCACAAGCTGAGGAGCTAGGAATTCGCGATCGCGTCAAATTTCTCAGCTATGTTTCTTATGCCGAACTGCCCGAATTAATTAATCGTGCGATCGCGCTTGTTTTCCCTAGTTTATGGGAAGGATTCGGCTTACCTGTGCTAGAAGCAATGGCATGTGGAACTCCAGTGATTACCTCAAATCTTTCTTCACTGCCTGAAGTCGCGGGAGATGCAGCACTACTCGTTGATCCGTACAAAGAAAGCGCGATCGCAGAGGCAATGAAATTGATAGTGACTGATAGCCAACTACGCCATCAACTGCACCTCAAAGGACTCGATCGTGCCTCAAACTTTAGCTGGCAAAAAACGGCAGCTCAAACCGCTGAAATTCTCAGCCAGTATTTGTAA
- a CDS encoding glycosyltransferase family 4 protein encodes MKRIALVVQRCHPSIVGGSESLAWQYATLLQNQFQVDILTTTALDYKTWANDLPAECESQGNIRIFRFEVTIERTAFWEGLHNRLLHDFHRGRSLSYWTTALQEEYIRQQGPHSTPLLEFLGDRHAEYEAVLFFTYLYSPTYFGVEQVPAEKVLIAPTLHDEAPAYFRVYGDMVHKARSLIWLTHAEQQFGQALWGKLPGKVIAMAIDTDLHSPMELDYPYILYCGRIDAGKGCAELIEFFTRFKKRYPSKLRLILTGQNHMVLPQREDIEFLGFVSATMKFQLMAGASIFVMPSPYESFSIVTLEAMAQVTPILVNGACQVLVEHAERSEGGRIYADYTSFEHHLKDLLSDPSQQERMGKLARQYVLQNYSFEQIQKNLIETIQYNT; translated from the coding sequence ATGAAACGAATTGCACTGGTTGTTCAACGCTGTCATCCGAGTATTGTCGGTGGCTCAGAGTCCCTAGCTTGGCAATATGCGACCCTGTTGCAGAATCAATTTCAGGTGGATATTCTCACGACAACTGCGCTGGACTACAAAACCTGGGCAAACGATTTACCCGCTGAGTGCGAGAGCCAAGGCAATATCCGAATTTTTCGGTTTGAGGTGACGATCGAACGCACTGCCTTTTGGGAAGGACTGCACAATCGCTTGCTGCATGATTTTCATCGGGGTCGATCGCTCTCCTATTGGACAACTGCGCTCCAGGAAGAATACATCCGACAGCAGGGGCCTCATTCTACGCCGCTGCTCGAATTTCTGGGCGATCGCCATGCAGAGTACGAAGCCGTTCTCTTTTTCACGTATTTGTATTCCCCAACTTATTTTGGGGTCGAACAAGTGCCCGCTGAGAAGGTTCTGATTGCGCCAACGCTGCACGATGAAGCGCCCGCTTATTTTCGCGTCTATGGGGATATGGTTCACAAGGCACGATCGCTGATTTGGCTGACCCACGCGGAGCAACAATTTGGACAGGCCCTTTGGGGGAAATTGCCCGGAAAAGTGATTGCAATGGCGATCGATACAGACTTACACTCGCCCATGGAATTAGACTATCCCTACATCTTGTACTGCGGTCGAATCGACGCAGGTAAAGGCTGTGCCGAGTTGATCGAGTTTTTTACTCGGTTTAAGAAACGCTACCCGTCGAAGCTGCGGTTAATCTTGACCGGACAGAACCACATGGTACTGCCGCAGCGCGAGGATATTGAGTTTCTCGGATTTGTTTCAGCGACGATGAAATTTCAGTTGATGGCAGGCGCATCGATTTTTGTGATGCCCTCTCCTTACGAAAGCTTTAGTATTGTGACTTTAGAAGCAATGGCACAAGTTACGCCAATTTTAGTGAATGGCGCTTGTCAAGTTCTAGTTGAACATGCGGAGCGCAGCGAAGGCGGTAGAATTTACGCCGACTACACCAGCTTTGAGCATCACCTTAAAGACCTGTTATCAGACCCAAGCCAGCAGGAAAGAATGGGCAAATTAGCCAGACAATATGTGTTGCAGAATTATTCATTCGAGCAAATTCAGAAAAACTTGATTGAGACAATTCAGTACAATACGTGA
- a CDS encoding nitrogenase, protein MDSSTSVRPNYTDEQISVWLRCLLTLAWADDNFDAAEQELIVSLTDHPLIQEGAARSFPAASDDELRASFGSDADLAENFLRTAVMVSLADGSYTSAEDAILEQFCRTLNCGTEILESLRLTLCDCAQSSETHAPHSNLHPHSEPHLDVLKPVRSWLDRTEIHDPKVARFICKMIPPQCPFERTITLFGHKVIHIPPLCKLNPLYDQLVGIRFRALSYLADECGEDVTPYC, encoded by the coding sequence ATGGACTCTTCAACCTCTGTTAGACCCAATTACACCGATGAGCAGATTTCAGTTTGGTTACGCTGCTTGCTGACTTTAGCTTGGGCAGATGACAATTTCGATGCCGCTGAGCAAGAGTTGATTGTCTCGCTCACGGATCATCCCTTAATTCAGGAAGGAGCCGCACGATCGTTCCCTGCTGCTTCTGACGATGAACTGCGAGCGAGCTTCGGATCAGATGCAGACTTAGCTGAGAACTTCTTGAGAACTGCGGTGATGGTATCTTTAGCCGATGGTTCTTATACCTCAGCCGAAGATGCAATTCTAGAGCAGTTTTGCCGCACGTTGAATTGTGGAACTGAGATTCTAGAAAGTCTGCGGCTGACCTTGTGCGATTGCGCTCAGTCGTCTGAAACTCACGCTCCTCACTCCAATCTTCATCCTCATTCAGAGCCCCATTTAGATGTGTTGAAACCAGTGCGATCGTGGCTCGATCGCACTGAGATTCACGATCCGAAAGTGGCTCGATTCATCTGCAAAATGATTCCGCCCCAGTGTCCCTTCGAGCGCACGATTACCCTATTCGGACACAAGGTGATTCACATCCCGCCGCTTTGTAAATTGAATCCGCTTTATGATCAGCTAGTCGGAATTCGCTTCCGGGCGCTGTCCTACCTTGCGGATGAATGCGGCGAAGATGTGACTCCTTATTGCTGA
- a CDS encoding alcohol dehydrogenase catalytic domain-containing protein, giving the protein MKAQVFRGVNQLQYEDVPKPEIAADEVLVQVQVVGLCQSDIKKIKYPLLEPPRIFGHETAGTIAAVGAEVKNWNVGDRVIVLHHIPCMHCAYCLNENFSMCEVYKNITTTAGFVPSGGGFAEYVKVPGHIVRNGGLMRIPDDVTFEQASFVEPTNCCLKAVKKAQIQPGQTVLITGAGPIGLMFIMLVKYFGASAIATDLLPSRIEKALSVGADAAFDARDPDLSSKIQAMTQGMGADVSLLAVPSDKAFFQAIDCTRKGGKILFFAEFPDEVEIPINPNVLYRREIDLMGSYSSSYRVQQLAADIVFQGRIDVDALISDRFPLKDLAKAVYRAVSPTPDTYKILIYPQQ; this is encoded by the coding sequence ATGAAAGCGCAAGTCTTTCGTGGAGTGAATCAACTCCAGTACGAAGATGTTCCAAAACCCGAAATTGCAGCCGACGAAGTGTTAGTACAGGTTCAAGTCGTGGGCTTGTGTCAGTCGGATATTAAAAAGATCAAGTATCCCTTGCTAGAGCCGCCTCGGATTTTTGGGCACGAAACCGCAGGCACGATCGCGGCTGTCGGCGCTGAAGTGAAGAATTGGAACGTTGGTGATCGCGTCATCGTTCTTCACCATATTCCCTGTATGCACTGCGCCTATTGTCTGAACGAGAATTTCTCGATGTGTGAGGTGTACAAGAACATCACGACGACAGCCGGATTTGTGCCGAGCGGTGGCGGATTTGCGGAATATGTGAAAGTTCCGGGACATATTGTGCGAAACGGGGGATTGATGCGAATTCCCGACGATGTGACGTTTGAGCAAGCGAGTTTTGTTGAACCGACGAATTGCTGCTTAAAGGCAGTGAAGAAAGCGCAGATTCAGCCAGGACAGACCGTTTTGATTACGGGAGCAGGGCCGATCGGTCTGATGTTTATCATGCTGGTGAAATATTTTGGAGCAAGCGCGATCGCCACCGATTTGCTCCCGTCCCGGATCGAGAAAGCGCTAAGTGTCGGAGCCGATGCCGCCTTTGATGCGCGTGATCCTGATCTTTCGAGCAAAATTCAGGCGATGACTCAAGGAATGGGAGCCGATGTTAGTTTGTTGGCGGTTCCCAGCGATAAAGCATTCTTTCAGGCGATCGACTGCACCCGCAAAGGTGGGAAAATTCTCTTCTTTGCAGAGTTTCCCGATGAAGTCGAAATTCCGATCAATCCAAATGTGCTGTATCGACGCGAAATCGATTTGATGGGCAGCTACAGTTCCTCGTATCGGGTGCAGCAACTAGCCGCAGACATTGTGTTTCAAGGGCGAATTGATGTTGATGCGTTGATTAGCGATCGCTTCCCACTTAAAGATTTAGCGAAAGCGGTCTATCGTGCAGTTTCTCCAACACCCGATACCTATAAGATCCTGATTTATCCTCAGCAATAA
- a CDS encoding type II toxin-antitoxin system HicA family toxin produces MPKKIRELKKLIQDAGYVYQPKRGKGSHTYWKHPRLPDDPLVIPGKDGDDAPKYLEKEVTQALKRLESLEDSEE; encoded by the coding sequence ATGCCCAAGAAAATTCGCGAACTGAAAAAACTCATTCAAGATGCGGGCTATGTTTATCAGCCGAAGCGCGGCAAGGGAAGCCACACCTACTGGAAACATCCTCGCTTACCAGACGATCCCTTGGTCATTCCCGGCAAAGATGGAGATGATGCTCCAAAATATTTAGAGAAAGAAGTCACACAAGCATTGAAGCGGTTGGAATCGCTGGAGGACTCTGAAGAATGA
- a CDS encoding glycosyltransferase family 4 protein, which yields MGADQIQIDVDKLMQQITEDVADRPLIPIPPPASSIIQQPVQMLVRPSLWKRAKGRSKRYALAIARRVKHFGSRARQSLAAKKHKLKAIIVQSKPAPPPIVETPIGSPQPAPTPVVEAPIDPFVNRRDSEIRIAVLTPCLVDGDAVGNDVMGMYHVLMKQGYVCQIFCDVWTTSAVDVKHISQIKSFLTKPSDILIYHYSVGWDAALVPIREIDCKKVIKYHNVTPPQYFENFNPDYTNVCRAGRAQLQTIANIPGATYLSDSAYNAGELLELGVSPENSSVLPPFHHIDSLQFTEPDSSVLSAYHDGKFNILMVGRLAPNKGHAALIEAFHHYYRYYNPNSRLLIVGKADPRLDKYSNFLNQKVAELELANAVVFTGGVSAEALKSYYLVSHAFMITSDHEGFCVPLVEAMSIKLPIVAYGSTAIPHTVDKAGLVWSQADPALLAGSLDRIATSESVSRQLGQLGWQRYEEVFSNRRIEAKFLQLINHLAVESK from the coding sequence ATGGGAGCGGATCAAATTCAAATTGATGTTGATAAATTGATGCAGCAAATCACTGAAGATGTCGCTGATCGTCCGCTAATTCCGATTCCACCTCCCGCTTCTTCGATCATCCAACAGCCAGTCCAAATGCTCGTTCGCCCGTCGCTGTGGAAAAGGGCTAAGGGCAGAAGTAAGCGGTATGCGTTAGCGATCGCTCGACGAGTGAAACATTTCGGTTCACGAGCGCGACAATCGCTTGCCGCAAAAAAGCACAAGCTTAAAGCGATTATTGTGCAATCCAAGCCTGCCCCGCCCCCAATTGTTGAAACACCGATCGGATCTCCTCAACCCGCTCCGACTCCGGTGGTTGAAGCGCCGATCGATCCCTTTGTAAATCGCAGAGATTCAGAGATTCGGATTGCTGTTTTGACTCCTTGCTTAGTCGATGGCGATGCCGTGGGAAACGATGTGATGGGAATGTATCACGTCTTAATGAAGCAGGGCTATGTGTGTCAAATCTTCTGCGATGTCTGGACAACATCCGCTGTAGACGTGAAGCACATCAGCCAAATCAAATCATTCTTGACTAAACCTTCCGATATATTGATTTATCACTATTCTGTGGGTTGGGATGCTGCATTAGTTCCGATTCGAGAAATTGACTGCAAGAAAGTGATTAAATATCACAACGTGACACCGCCGCAGTATTTCGAGAACTTTAACCCAGACTATACCAACGTCTGTCGGGCTGGACGCGCACAGCTTCAAACGATCGCCAACATTCCAGGAGCAACTTATCTATCAGATTCTGCCTATAACGCTGGTGAGCTACTTGAACTGGGTGTATCGCCTGAAAATAGTTCAGTCTTGCCCCCGTTTCATCATATTGACAGCTTGCAGTTTACAGAGCCGGATTCTTCGGTTCTAAGCGCTTACCACGATGGCAAGTTCAACATTCTCATGGTGGGTCGATTGGCTCCGAACAAGGGTCACGCTGCGTTAATTGAAGCCTTTCATCATTATTACCGCTATTACAACCCCAACAGTCGCTTACTGATTGTAGGTAAAGCCGATCCCCGCTTAGACAAGTACAGTAACTTTCTGAACCAAAAGGTTGCAGAATTAGAACTTGCAAATGCAGTCGTATTCACCGGAGGCGTTTCTGCGGAGGCGCTGAAATCGTATTATTTGGTATCGCACGCTTTCATGATTACAAGCGATCACGAAGGATTCTGTGTGCCGCTAGTCGAAGCCATGTCGATTAAGCTACCGATCGTCGCTTATGGCTCCACTGCCATTCCACACACGGTCGATAAAGCGGGCTTAGTGTGGTCGCAAGCTGATCCTGCCCTACTTGCGGGTTCGCTCGATCGAATTGCAACCAGCGAGTCTGTAAGCCGTCAACTCGGTCAATTGGGTTGGCAGCGCTATGAAGAAGTATTTTCTAATCGCAGAATCGAAGCAAAATTTCTTCAGTTGATCAATCATTTAGCCGTAGAGTCGAAATGA
- a CDS encoding EamA family transporter, with translation MSVQEFLLFLGSIIAGVSGQFFLKSGALKLGQVTASNAISHVLGIATIPELVIGLCCYGIGAILYILLLTRVPLSILAPAVALQYVFSVMMGKFLFNESIPVIRLFGVAFIICGVVMLMAKK, from the coding sequence GTGAGTGTTCAAGAATTTTTGCTGTTTCTAGGTTCGATCATTGCTGGTGTGAGCGGTCAGTTTTTTCTCAAGTCCGGGGCGCTGAAGCTCGGTCAAGTGACAGCGAGTAATGCAATCAGTCATGTTCTCGGAATTGCAACAATACCTGAACTGGTCATTGGTCTTTGTTGCTACGGAATTGGCGCGATTTTGTATATCTTATTGCTCACTCGTGTTCCGTTAAGTATTCTCGCGCCTGCGGTAGCGTTGCAGTATGTATTCTCAGTGATGATGGGAAAATTTCTGTTTAATGAGTCGATTCCAGTAATTCGCTTATTTGGAGTGGCATTTATTATTTGTGGCGTGGTTATGCTGATGGCGAAGAAGTAG
- a CDS encoding GDP-mannose 4,6-dehydratase: MKRALITGLTGQDGSYLAELLLQQGYQVFGLVRRSSSGNVDRISHLSGTIEILSGDLLDQCSLMDAISYAQPDELYNLASQSYVPLSWTQPALTAEYTALGVSRLLESIRRCKPDARFYQASSSEVFGQPDESPQTERTAFRPRNPYGVAKAYAHWMTINYRQQYGLYSCCGVTYTHESPRRGTEFVFRKITRGAAMIKMGLAKELKLGNLDAKRDWCYAKDAVRAMWMMLQQEQPDDFIIASGETHSVRELVQTAFDCVGLNWENYVSVDPNFYRPDEEVQLVGSIDKIRQQLNWEPQYSFKQLVELMVDHDLKELSES, translated from the coding sequence ATGAAAAGAGCATTGATTACCGGATTAACTGGACAAGATGGGTCGTATCTCGCAGAGCTTCTGTTGCAGCAGGGCTATCAAGTGTTTGGGCTAGTACGACGATCAAGTTCGGGCAACGTCGATCGCATTAGTCATCTATCGGGAACGATCGAGATTTTGTCGGGTGATTTGCTCGATCAGTGTTCTCTGATGGATGCTATTTCTTACGCACAACCAGATGAACTCTACAATCTAGCTTCTCAAAGCTATGTGCCACTCTCCTGGACACAGCCCGCTTTAACAGCGGAATACACCGCCTTGGGTGTGTCTCGGCTGCTGGAATCGATTCGCCGCTGTAAGCCGGATGCTCGATTTTATCAAGCTTCCAGTAGTGAAGTGTTTGGGCAACCCGACGAGTCGCCGCAAACGGAACGCACTGCTTTTCGACCTAGAAATCCTTATGGTGTCGCGAAGGCGTATGCCCACTGGATGACTATCAACTATCGGCAACAGTACGGTCTTTATAGCTGCTGTGGTGTGACCTACACGCATGAATCTCCACGACGGGGAACTGAGTTTGTGTTCCGCAAAATCACACGCGGAGCGGCGATGATTAAGATGGGACTGGCAAAGGAATTGAAGCTGGGAAATCTGGATGCTAAGCGGGATTGGTGTTACGCCAAAGATGCAGTCAGAGCGATGTGGATGATGTTGCAGCAAGAGCAGCCAGATGATTTCATTATTGCGAGTGGCGAAACGCATTCGGTTCGAGAATTGGTGCAGACGGCGTTTGATTGTGTGGGGTTAAATTGGGAGAACTATGTTTCAGTTGATCCAAACTTCTACAGACCCGATGAAGAAGTGCAGTTAGTCGGGTCGATCGATAAAATTCGTCAACAGCTCAATTGGGAGCCGCAATATTCCTTTAAACAGTTAGTGGAGTTAATGGTCGATCACGATCTGAAGGAATTGAGCGAGTCATGA